In Anaerolineales bacterium, the following proteins share a genomic window:
- the kynU gene encoding kynureninase, with protein sequence MNNFSPSLDFAKQLDSQDPLASFRDLFLITDPDLIYLDGNSLGRMPKAAAERAKQIVNQEWGADLIRGWNKGWWEAPTRVGDKIGRLIGAAPGQTLVSDTTSINLFKLATAALTLQPNRKRIITDTFNFPSDLYILQGIKNLLDAEYPSPFQGEGRGEGQRNTQYEILRIASLDNDITPDLAALETAINEDTALVTLSHVVFKSGYIYDMRRITDLAHSKGALVLWDLCHAVGAIPIALDDCNADLAIGCTYKYLNGGPGSPAFLYVNKKIQEKLSSPIWGWWGQNKPFDFNLDYEPAAGAGRFLAGTQPMLSLLTMETALEPTLQAGMDAIRKKSIVMTNYASFLTDSWLAPFGFSLGSPRDSAMRGSHISIRHPDGYRINRALIEEMNVIPDFRAPDNLRLGFSSLYTSFAEIWQGFDRIKRVMEEKRYEKYPKQKLLVT encoded by the coding sequence ATGAACAACTTCTCCCCCTCCCTCGACTTCGCAAAGCAACTCGACTCCCAAGACCCCCTCGCCTCCTTCCGCGACCTCTTCCTCATCACCGACCCCGACCTCATCTACCTCGACGGCAACTCGCTCGGACGAATGCCCAAAGCCGCCGCAGAGCGCGCCAAACAGATCGTGAATCAAGAATGGGGCGCTGACCTCATCCGCGGCTGGAACAAAGGCTGGTGGGAAGCCCCAACCCGCGTCGGCGACAAGATCGGCAGACTCATCGGCGCGGCGCCAGGGCAGACCCTCGTCAGCGACACGACCTCCATCAACCTCTTCAAACTCGCCACCGCCGCCCTCACCCTCCAACCAAATCGCAAACGCATCATCACCGACACCTTCAACTTTCCATCCGACCTTTACATTCTTCAAGGCATCAAAAACTTACTCGACGCAGAATACCCCTCTCCCTTTCAGGGAGAGGGACGGGGTGAGGGTCAACGCAATACGCAATACGAAATCCTCCGCATCGCCTCCCTCGACAACGACATCACCCCCGACCTCGCCGCCCTCGAAACCGCCATCAACGAAGACACCGCCCTCGTCACCCTCTCGCACGTCGTCTTCAAAAGCGGCTACATCTACGACATGCGCCGCATCACCGACCTCGCCCACAGCAAAGGCGCCCTCGTGTTATGGGATCTCTGTCACGCCGTCGGCGCCATCCCCATCGCCCTCGACGACTGCAACGCCGACCTCGCCATCGGCTGCACCTACAAATACCTCAACGGCGGACCAGGCTCGCCCGCCTTCCTCTACGTCAACAAAAAAATACAAGAAAAACTTTCCTCGCCCATCTGGGGTTGGTGGGGGCAAAACAAACCGTTCGACTTCAACCTCGACTACGAACCCGCCGCAGGCGCGGGACGATTCCTCGCAGGCACGCAACCGATGCTCTCCCTCCTCACCATGGAAACCGCCCTCGAACCGACTCTCCAAGCGGGCATGGATGCCATCCGCAAAAAATCCATTGTGATGACGAACTACGCTTCTTTCCTGACGGACAGCTGGCTCGCCCCCTTCGGCTTTTCCCTCGGCTCCCCGCGTGACTCCGCCATGCGCGGCTCCCACATCTCCATCCGCCACCCCGACGGCTACCGCATCAACCGCGCCCTCATCGAAGAGATGAACGTCATCCCCGACTTCCGCGCCCCCGACAACCTCCGCCTCGGCTTCTCCTCCCTCTACACCTCCTTCGCCGAAATCTGGCAAGGCTTTGATAGAATCAAACGCGTCATGGAAGAAAAACGCTACGAGAAATATCCGAAACAAAAGCTGTTGGTGACATAA
- a CDS encoding GMC oxidoreductase, with protein sequence MADTFDFVIIGSGFGGSVSAMRLTEKGYSILVIEKGKRYEDKDFAKTNWQFWKYLWLPALRAHGILQISILKGVMVLHGAGVGGGSLGYANVLEVPTDETFGTPAWNQNLKWGEALRPHYETAKKMLGVARNPRLWRPDEVLRQIAEARGMSHTFRATDVGAYFGEPGVPAPDPFFGGEGPVRAGCIHCGGCMVGCRHNAKNTLPKNYLYFAEKNGAKVVAEAEVTDVRPLTMDDGQRMVNGQSSMVGARYAITYRSSTKLFKRNQTVFARNVIFSAGVIGTMSLLLNLRDVKKSLPNLSPRLGDMVRTNSEALLGSIARNSDVNYSQGVSISSIFNADDATRVEPVRYPDGSSLMRFLGAPLISDVTNVPARIFRSLTWIVLHPIDFLRFMLFPNWAHNATILLIMQHVDNHMKFRIGRSPLTLFRRGLVAERDADHQIHARVDAGHDVTRAFAKLTNGVPSGSVTENVFNLPTTAHILGGAPMGRNAEEGVVNENFQVHNYEGMYIIDGSIMPANPGVNPSLTITALAEYAMSKVESKK encoded by the coding sequence ATGGCTGACACCTTTGACTTCGTCATCATCGGTTCAGGTTTCGGGGGAAGTGTTTCGGCAATGAGATTAACCGAAAAAGGCTACTCGATCCTTGTAATCGAAAAAGGCAAACGATACGAAGACAAGGATTTCGCCAAGACCAATTGGCAGTTCTGGAAATATCTCTGGCTTCCCGCGTTACGCGCACATGGAATATTGCAGATCAGCATCCTCAAAGGCGTGATGGTCTTGCATGGAGCGGGAGTCGGCGGCGGGAGTTTGGGGTACGCCAACGTGCTCGAAGTTCCGACCGATGAAACGTTTGGGACGCCCGCGTGGAATCAAAATCTGAAATGGGGCGAAGCGCTGCGTCCGCACTACGAGACGGCGAAGAAAATGCTCGGCGTGGCGCGCAACCCGAGGTTGTGGCGCCCCGATGAAGTCCTCCGACAGATCGCCGAGGCGCGTGGCATGAGTCACACGTTCCGCGCAACAGACGTGGGCGCGTACTTCGGCGAACCAGGCGTCCCTGCGCCCGATCCGTTTTTCGGCGGCGAGGGACCCGTCCGCGCGGGGTGCATCCACTGCGGCGGTTGCATGGTGGGATGTCGTCACAACGCAAAGAACACGCTCCCGAAAAATTATTTATACTTCGCTGAGAAGAATGGGGCGAAAGTTGTAGCGGAGGCAGAGGTCACGGATGTCAGACCATTGACCATGGACGATGGACAACGGATGGTCAATGGTCAATCGTCTATGGTCGGCGCACGATACGCCATCACCTATCGTTCATCCACAAAACTTTTCAAACGAAATCAAACGGTCTTTGCAAGAAACGTCATATTCTCCGCAGGCGTGATCGGGACAATGAGCCTGCTGTTGAATCTGCGCGACGTGAAAAAGTCATTGCCGAATCTTTCGCCGCGTCTCGGCGACATGGTGCGGACAAACTCGGAGGCATTGCTCGGCTCGATCGCCCGCAACTCGGACGTGAACTATTCGCAAGGCGTTTCGATCTCTTCGATCTTCAATGCGGACGATGCGACGCGCGTCGAACCCGTCCGCTACCCCGATGGCTCGTCGTTGATGCGCTTTCTCGGCGCGCCGCTCATCTCGGATGTGACGAATGTCCCCGCGCGCATTTTCCGCTCGCTCACGTGGATTGTCCTCCATCCCATTGATTTCCTGCGCTTCATGCTCTTCCCGAACTGGGCGCACAACGCCACCATCCTGCTCATCATGCAACACGTGGACAACCATATGAAATTCCGCATCGGACGTAGTCCGCTCACGCTCTTCCGCCGAGGCTTGGTCGCCGAACGGGATGCGGATCACCAAATCCACGCGCGAGTGGATGCGGGTCATGATGTGACGCGTGCGTTTGCAAAACTCACGAACGGTGTGCCGTCAGGCTCGGTCACCGAAAACGTGTTCAACCTCCCCACTACCGCGCACATCCTCGGCGGCGCACCGATGGGACGAAACGCCGAAGAAGGCGTCGTGAATGAAAACTTCCAAGTCCACAACTACGAAGGGATGTACATCATTGACGGCTCGATCATGCCTGCCAACCCTGGAGTCAATCCATCGCTCACCATCACCGCGCTGGCAGAGTATGCGATGAGCAAAGTGGAAAGTAAAAAGTAG
- a CDS encoding four helix bundle protein, producing the protein MKDFRQLKVWEKSHLLALAVYKATKEFPKEELYGLTSQIRRASMSIPTNIAEGCGRNTDADFARFLQIAMGSASETEYQLILARDLEFLPKVTYEKLHQDVEEVKRMLASLLKTLRAER; encoded by the coding sequence ATGAAAGACTTCCGTCAACTCAAAGTGTGGGAAAAATCTCATTTATTGGCTTTGGCTGTTTATAAGGCAACGAAGGAATTTCCGAAAGAAGAACTTTACGGGTTAACCTCACAAATCCGCCGCGCGAGTATGTCTATTCCAACAAATATCGCAGAGGGCTGCGGACGAAACACCGATGCCGATTTTGCTCGTTTTCTGCAAATTGCAATGGGTTCGGCAAGCGAAACGGAATACCAACTCATCCTTGCCCGCGATCTGGAATTTCTCCCAAAAGTAACTTACGAAAAACTTCACCAGGATGTCGAGGAGGTCAAGCGTATGCTCGCCTCGCTTCTCAAAACACTTCGAGCTGAGCGCTGA